The sequence below is a genomic window from Dermacentor andersoni chromosome 6, qqDerAnde1_hic_scaffold, whole genome shotgun sequence.
gagaggcctttgccctgcagtaggcgtaaccaggctgatgatgatgatgagtaggaGGCAAAAGACAAATGCAGCCGTAACTTCGAGAAAGCATTATTTTCTTTATCAAGTCGATGGTCCTGCGATCCACCTTTTTCGAAGTGTTAAAGTATTTATGCGATTATAGCAACGTGTTTTCGTGATTTCCGGCCCAACTGCTCTGGTATGTAACCAGTCACGAGGAAACCAACCCAACCGAAAaaaaacgacgcttttacactTGATATGCTGTTCaacgtgttgccgtagccatgcgtgcaCTTTTGATTACCAAAGAATAGAAGAAAGCGTATGTATCTAATAATACAGCAACTGAAATTTTGAGCAATAATGTAGTACTTATTAACAGCCTGTTAAAGTAAAGACATCTCATAGTAGACTACATCGGAAGTAGCAGAATTTGCAAGCGCTTCGGATTAACTCTCGAAACCATTCGAATTTATTCGCAGGCAAAGAGTCCCAAGGAATTCCTTAGTGGAACGGTACAGTTCTTCACGAAGAGGCATGGTATTATAAGCATCGTGGTGCTCGCCACGCTCTTCTTGGCGGTGACGGCCTTTCTTCTCACACGCGCGTCCGACCGACCGAGGCGCAAGGAAAAACTGTGCGTCACAGACGACTGCCTCCTCCACGCAAGCCTCCTCATGCGCGCTGCTGAGCGAAACATTGACGCCTGCGACGATTTCTGGGCCCACGTCTGCTCCAACTGGTCGCCgcagaaacagcgcaaacacttGAAGCAATTCGACGGGTCCACGATGGAAGACATGGTCTACTCCTGGTATTCGGGCATAAGTGCAACTTTAGAGCAAGGCTCTCAGGTTTTCCCTGTTGGCAAAAAGCCACTGGCCATGCTAGAGTCTTGCATGAGCAACTCCTCAATGTACGGGTCCAAAATACAGCAGTTACAGACGTTTATGACGCAATACCTGGAACTTTCCTGGCCTAAGCCACCTCACGAAAATGTCGACGCCCTTCGCGTACTGATTACGCTCGCCTACTTCTTCCAGGCTCCACTTTGGTTTGCAGTGCGACCGACCATGGCACACCGACGAACAGAGGAAGGCCGGTGGACAATCGTGCTCACACCAGCGCCTCTGATCAACCGCTACTTTCGTCAGCACAGTGTTGTGAAAGGCAGCGGGCCGACCGCCTATGTGAAATACTGGATGGAGTTCTACCATGCTTTCTCCAACGACAGCACAGCAGCAAGAGAGGAGCGTGCAATCAAAGCAGAGCAGCTCGAAGGAAAAATTCTCAAAGAGCTCAGTGACGCCATGAAGGCGTTACCAAAACGCCCCGCGGTACTTCCTATTGGCCAACTGGAGACATACACGCCGACTGTGAGTTCGTCCCGATGGTTGGCGCACCTCCAGAGCACCGTCGACGTCTCGCTAAGTTCGCGAGACGCTGCACTCATCACCGACGGAGCGTTTTTCGTTACTGTCGGCGAGTTGTTCAAGAACTACACGAACAAGCAGATCTTGGAGTTCCTAGAGTGGCAGTTTGTCCAGCATTACACGCCAGTGGTGGACAGCAGATTCCTGATATCTATGTATGGCGACAATAGCACAGCCATAAACCTTCGAACTGCCTTCTGCAGCTACCACGTCGAGGTGCCGTACAAGGCGCTCATTCCGTCTCTCCACTTTGCTGCCCAGATAACAAACAGCGATCAGCAAATGATCGACGACGGCTACAAGCGCCTCGTGTCGACGGCCGTTCGGCTCGTCAGCGAGTCTGCGTGGCTCGACTCTGAAAGCAGAGCGGTGGCTGCCGAAAAGCTCGCCTCTGCCGATTTGAGACTCTGGCCTCCCGCAGCCTTCCTGGATAAGGAAAATTTGGCAAGGATATTTCGGGCTTTTCCAGATGCTCTACCATCGTTTGGGGAATACTGGTTCGCGTCCACTCTAAGCTTGATTAATCTAAATAGGACGCCAGAATACGAAGAAGTGCTCGACATGCCGCCAAACTATGCGCTTCCTTACTTTGACTATGACTACGTGGAGAACGCCGTGGCTGTCGCTATCGGCGCAGTCAATATTCCTCTGTACTACAGGAGAGGCACCAAGGCCATGTTCTACGGAGGATTCGGGTTCTCGGTGGCATTCCAACTTGCGAAGACCCTCGATGAAGAAGGCATTCGGTGGCATCCAGAGGGGCGTCGTGTGAAATCAATTCTGAACGCCTCTTTGCAGGAAGCCTTCGACGACAGGTACAGTTGCATCGCCAGAACCACAGCAGGAAACGAAACGTTGTTTCCCGAGATACCGGCGCTGGAGATTGCTTACACAGCGTTCCTAGACGAGGTCGGTGATCCTGACAGCACGATGCACCTAAGCAAGCAGCTGAGCGAGTTGAAAGTGTTCTTCATGACCATCTGCCACATGACTTGCACGCGAAGTGGCGTCACCCAACCTTTCTCGGTAGACTGCAACAAACTCGTGCGACACTCGTCGGCTTTTGCCAAAGCGTTCCGTTGTCCAGTAGGATCCAAAATGAACCCGAAAAATAAGTGCACCTTTTTTTACTGAGCAGCGCCACCTTTTGTGCGtgagcgttttctttttgttgaaaaCTATCATATTTGTGAACCTATTACTGTTTTGGAGACATTAATAATTATATTATTTTACATCACCTTTCAAGGTCTACTTTTAGCAGAACGATGAAAATTTATAGCATGTACATTTCTGTCTGTTAGATTTCTTGCTTCATGTAACAAAGATAACTTTTTCACCTTTTTTAGATGATTGTGGGGGATCTTCCCTTGTATCTAAAGTGGCACTTTGCAGTAATTCTTGTTTCACAACGCAGATTTACATTTCTTCAACAATGTATAACCAATGTAACGTTACTGCAGCCTCACTCAAAAAGGATCACTTGCATCGTAGCTAGTACCATAGCAATGCTAAGGTTGTGCCTAAGAGACAAAGCCAAGAGCAGGCTCCCTAAACGGGGCAATCAGTGTGTTTCAACCGCGACGGCTACGAGGGGAAATCAGAAAGTCATTGCCGCTGTTgctttattagccaaaataacgTACATACAGAAAAGTACAAATATAACGTACTGTTCAACGAGTCTTACACTATTTTTGCACATATTCCCCGCACCGTTTacgacatttgtcccatcgcagcactaaatttgagattccCATTTGCAAATCTTTTCGTTGGTCAGCGATGCACGTGGCCTCCCCGTACACTCATattcatgcaagtcttcacggtcTTTTGTGAACTCTAACACCACCACCTCGCACTTCTCAATGCAACACACCGTTCCCCAACATGCgcagcatttccctgtggatttcgatgagCGTTCGCCCCTGGCTCCGTAgaacacttcgttgctcgtacaccGTGGAAGCGTGAAGcccaaccgccatcttcaacaactgacagcagctccgtgccgcggagctaccggcatgAAAGACTGGACTGGTCTAACAAAGGTCCGTCGCTGGGAATGTACTTTGCATttgcagccgtaatttggctacgAAAAACGGGGGCaatgactttctaattcgccctcGTATTTTGATGTTGTTGACTGAGAAACGTTCGAGGGACAGTGTTATCTGTGTGTGTTggtacttgtgtgtgtgtgtgcgtttgtggtTTTAATGTATGATACATATTTTAAGCAATACTGGGAATGGATGCAGTAAATAATTGGCTTCTACGTTATAGCAACACTTTTGGCAATGAGTCCCTGTAAAAATATCATGTAGCAATGGTAAAGCGAGAAATACGAATCACCTTTTGCCTAGTACCAACATCAACAGTTTGAATAGCTTGACAATTCGATTTCGCAGCGTCTGCGGTGAGTTCTCAGCTTTTGGCGCACATTAAAAGAGGTGCTATCGAAGCCTGCCATTCCACTTACTGGGTTCACTCCACTGTCGCCTTGCTTGTCCTAGCCTACGAATGTAGTGTTACAAGAGCCAGTAGTTTAATTAAAATTCGTCTACTAGTACCACGATGACCCAGCTGCACCATAAGCACCAGGTTTTTCTGAATTCAGGCTTTTGTAAAAAAGCCAGGCGCCCGCGTTTGTCGGACTTTTGCTCAAAATTATAACCAACTGATTAAGGAAAATCGGCTGGAACCAGGGGTGTCAAATATTAGACATCTTGAATACGAATCAAAAACTACTCGCTATTCTATTCATGTTCAATTCAATAATTGAATATTCGTAGTTGTCGAATATTTGTCCAGCTACGAGATATGTGGACATCTACAGGAAGAAACATTGGTACAAATGACTATCTTTGCGAATGATTAGGGTGCAGGAAATTCACGGGCCGCAATTCTATATTGATGTCTTCCACTGGATTTTACGTGGTTCTTATCATCCGCCGTTTCCGACCAGCTGATCCCATTGATAAAGCGGACGCAGCACCAATCTGACCAC
It includes:
- the LOC126522224 gene encoding endothelin-converting enzyme 1-like produces the protein MPIAKTEDSGSTVPARDTEESALPAESHVPLVPALEEQSSAAGLAKQQATADKPTTASSQVLRATFSRHADKQAPPKPPKDVKAESEVSGVAADASGSTLAAPIPSDAGGCASKEDARPASAAAAHVSSAAGAEAMMLSAPPAKDVLGAGVTPAQDTVLASGTQAATSPPVPPFKRTMSLRERLKASRNLSPISLHLTSFDVAAMAKSPKEFLSGTVQFFTKRHGIISIVVLATLFLAVTAFLLTRASDRPRRKEKLCVTDDCLLHASLLMRAAERNIDACDDFWAHVCSNWSPQKQRKHLKQFDGSTMEDMVYSWYSGISATLEQGSQVFPVGKKPLAMLESCMSNSSMYGSKIQQLQTFMTQYLELSWPKPPHENVDALRVLITLAYFFQAPLWFAVRPTMAHRRTEEGRWTIVLTPAPLINRYFRQHSVVKGSGPTAYVKYWMEFYHAFSNDSTAAREERAIKAEQLEGKILKELSDAMKALPKRPAVLPIGQLETYTPTVSSSRWLAHLQSTVDVSLSSRDAALITDGAFFVTVGELFKNYTNKQILEFLEWQFVQHYTPVVDSRFLISMYGDNSTAINLRTAFCSYHVEVPYKALIPSLHFAAQITNSDQQMIDDGYKRLVSTAVRLVSESAWLDSESRAVAAEKLASADLRLWPPAAFLDKENLARIFRAFPDALPSFGEYWFASTLSLINLNRTPEYEEVLDMPPNYALPYFDYDYVENAVAVAIGAVNIPLYYRRGTKAMFYGGFGFSVAFQLAKTLDEEGIRWHPEGRRVKSILNASLQEAFDDRYSCIARTTAGNETLFPEIPALEIAYTAFLDEVGDPDSTMHLSKQLSELKVFFMTICHMTCTRSGVTQPFSVDCNKLVRHSSAFAKAFRCPVGSKMNPKNKCTFFY